One segment of Phycisphaerales bacterium DNA contains the following:
- a CDS encoding DUF58 domain-containing protein, whose amino-acid sequence MATFGTSTEPKPKRIDELLDTDLMTRLGHLDVLSRKIFQGKVQGERRSRKRGLSVEFADYRQYVAGDDLRFIDWNVFARLDRLFIKLFIEEEDLSLILVVDASASMDWGNPNKFIFAQKLAMALGYIGLVNHNRVSLMSFGEEGLQVLPNLRGRRRTQEMGNWLLEKNPVGSADFNETMRTIATGRQGKGVMVLLSDFLYKEGYEKGLRFLAGGRTGFDTFCVQTLAPEEIDPGQHGLTGNLRLTDIEDSDAAEVTVSPSLLRKYKSNLDQYCGQLQEFCVRRGISQLTVDTSTDMNVLLVDYLRRRGLLK is encoded by the coding sequence GTGGCCACCTTTGGTACAAGTACCGAACCAAAACCGAAGCGAATTGACGAGCTGCTTGATACGGATCTCATGACGCGCTTAGGCCACCTTGATGTGCTCAGCCGGAAGATCTTTCAAGGTAAGGTTCAGGGAGAACGGCGCAGTCGTAAACGTGGCCTGAGTGTCGAGTTTGCGGACTATCGGCAGTATGTCGCAGGTGATGATCTTCGATTTATTGATTGGAATGTATTTGCTCGCCTTGATCGCTTATTTATTAAGCTGTTTATTGAAGAAGAGGACCTGTCATTGATCCTTGTTGTTGATGCAAGTGCATCGATGGATTGGGGCAACCCTAATAAGTTCATTTTTGCTCAGAAGCTCGCCATGGCACTTGGCTATATCGGGTTGGTTAATCACAATCGGGTATCACTGATGTCATTCGGTGAAGAGGGCCTTCAAGTACTGCCTAATTTACGGGGGCGCCGACGTACCCAGGAGATGGGAAACTGGCTGCTTGAAAAAAATCCCGTTGGTAGTGCCGATTTCAATGAGACCATGCGGACCATTGCCACGGGGCGACAAGGGAAAGGTGTGATGGTCTTGCTCTCTGACTTTCTTTATAAAGAGGGCTACGAAAAGGGCCTTCGATTTTTAGCTGGTGGCCGGACGGGCTTCGACACTTTTTGTGTACAAACGCTCGCCCCAGAGGAGATTGATCCTGGTCAGCATGGTCTGACAGGTAATCTGCGTTTGACAGATATCGAGGATTCTGATGCGGCAGAGGTGACAGTCAGTCCGTCGCTTTTACGAAAGTACAAGTCAAATTTAGATCAATACTGTGGTCAGCTGCAAGAATTTTGCGTTCGTCGTGGTATTTCTCAGCTCACGGTTGATACGTCTACAGATATGAATGTGCTCTTAGTTGACTACTTGCGACGTAGGGGACTGCTCAAGTGA
- a CDS encoding MoxR family ATPase: MTKPEPTLRDTRGLELTLSDIEAIACACAELQDVIKEVRSEIGRVIVGQDAVVEQLLWALFGDGHVLLEGVPGLGKTLLVQTLGRVLKLDYARIQFTPDLMPSDITGTNVVYDDASGGRRFEFEPGPIFSQMVLADEINRATPKSQAALLEAMQEKSVTVGGTTRHLELPFFVMATQNPIEQEGTYPLPEAQLDRFLLKITVPLTSRNELNQIIDRTTRSGQAQAKPVLDATSIIRAQRLIERIIVADHVSDYAVRLVMSTHRGSAWISPETESYVIVGASPRAAQSMVKAAKVRCLLEGRYAVSFRDIQAVAHPVLRHRILRSFEAEAEGISTDQIIDTLLQQTPVEGD; the protein is encoded by the coding sequence GTGACAAAACCCGAGCCAACACTCCGAGACACACGTGGTTTAGAACTCACGCTGAGCGATATAGAAGCCATCGCTTGTGCTTGCGCGGAGTTGCAGGATGTGATTAAGGAAGTGCGCTCTGAGATCGGCCGTGTGATTGTCGGTCAAGATGCAGTCGTCGAACAATTATTGTGGGCCCTTTTTGGTGATGGACATGTCTTGCTGGAGGGCGTTCCCGGTTTGGGAAAAACGCTCTTAGTGCAGACTTTAGGCCGTGTGTTAAAACTCGATTACGCTCGTATTCAATTTACGCCGGACCTGATGCCATCTGATATCACCGGTACCAATGTGGTCTATGATGACGCATCTGGTGGCCGCCGATTTGAGTTTGAACCTGGCCCGATCTTTAGCCAAATGGTTTTGGCAGATGAGATTAATCGCGCTACACCAAAGAGCCAAGCGGCGTTGTTAGAAGCAATGCAAGAGAAATCTGTGACCGTCGGTGGTACGACACGGCATCTTGAGCTGCCGTTCTTTGTCATGGCAACACAAAATCCTATTGAGCAAGAGGGGACCTACCCTTTGCCAGAGGCTCAGCTTGATCGCTTTCTGCTCAAAATTACAGTGCCACTTACAAGTCGAAATGAACTAAATCAGATCATTGACCGCACCACCCGCAGTGGTCAGGCACAGGCAAAGCCGGTTCTTGATGCGACTTCCATTATTCGTGCTCAACGGCTTATCGAACGAATTATTGTTGCCGACCATGTGAGTGACTATGCCGTTCGACTGGTGATGAGCACGCATCGCGGTAGCGCATGGATTTCGCCAGAAACAGAATCCTATGTCATTGTTGGGGCCAGTCCGCGAGCCGCTCAGTCGATGGTCAAAGCGGCCAAAGTTCGATGTTTATTGGAGGGTCGTTATGCCGTGAGTTTTCGTGATATCCAAGCGGTTGCCCATCCGGTGCTACGGCATCGTATTCTCAGAAGCTTTGAAGCAGAAGCCGAAGGCATTTCAACAGATCAGATCATTGATACGCTTCTACAGCAGACACCGGTAGAAGGAGATTAA
- a CDS encoding DUF4190 domain-containing protein, giving the protein MTFDQPANSSNQQVVLRPTGVLSALAVVGLILAVIPCCPPINALGSVLGLVALRRIDASAGGLRGRGLALGAIWTGLALTLMGIAAWIWVTDELEAQYRIRIEEATQSFIQMAMSDDPASALTLWGGDGTPPSSAELTAFGIDIEKRFGQLQSFTLLTQEVGGWPLDRWQAAGEFQFEKVRLTGGVELAVETGELIPNFRISAIEIDDPSQGSLRLPPLPEKPSDQLDPQEQDVSE; this is encoded by the coding sequence ATGACTTTTGATCAGCCAGCGAATTCCTCAAATCAACAAGTGGTCCTAAGACCCACAGGCGTCTTGTCCGCTCTTGCTGTCGTTGGGTTGATATTGGCGGTCATTCCATGCTGTCCGCCCATTAATGCACTGGGGAGTGTCCTGGGTTTGGTGGCCTTGCGCAGAATCGATGCATCAGCTGGAGGTTTGCGTGGTCGCGGCCTGGCCTTGGGTGCGATCTGGACGGGGTTGGCATTGACGCTCATGGGGATTGCTGCTTGGATTTGGGTGACTGATGAGCTTGAGGCCCAGTATCGAATTCGCATTGAGGAAGCAACCCAATCATTTATACAAATGGCGATGAGTGATGATCCAGCATCAGCCCTGACTCTTTGGGGCGGTGATGGTACGCCACCAAGTTCTGCAGAACTGACCGCTTTTGGCATTGATATCGAGAAGCGTTTTGGCCAGTTACAGAGCTTTACTTTATTGACACAGGAGGTGGGCGGTTGGCCACTTGATCGTTGGCAAGCCGCAGGTGAGTTTCAGTTCGAAAAAGTGCGTTTGACCGGTGGGGTCGAACTGGCAGTTGAGACTGGCGAGCTCATACCCAACTTCCGTATTTCTGCGATTGAAATAGATGATCCATCGCAGGGTTCGCTGCGTCTGCCTCCGCTTCCTGAAAAACCCAGTGATCAACTGGACCCACAAGAGCAAGATGTCAGTGAGTGA
- a CDS encoding Fe(2+)-trafficking protein, with amino-acid sequence MTDTTDRIAQFEKMAAADPDNEMAHFSLGSAYLDEGRAAEASKSLTKAIEINPEMSRAYELSGQAMINAGWTDQACEVLISGFQIAASKGERKVMTGIEKLLESMGRSAPTISKESQERSDALNASGSFVCQRTGRPGHQLDAPPFRGPIGLWIYENIAKETWDEWIGQGTKVINELRLDFSREEDQEVFDRHMCEYLGIDPDEVRRKAASE; translated from the coding sequence ATGACCGACACAACAGACCGGATTGCTCAATTTGAAAAAATGGCCGCAGCAGATCCGGACAATGAGATGGCACATTTTAGCCTCGGCAGCGCCTATCTTGATGAGGGGCGGGCCGCAGAGGCATCTAAGTCACTCACCAAAGCCATTGAGATTAACCCCGAAATGAGCCGTGCCTATGAGCTGTCCGGCCAAGCGATGATCAATGCGGGCTGGACAGATCAGGCCTGTGAAGTACTGATCAGCGGCTTTCAGATTGCTGCCAGCAAGGGCGAACGTAAGGTCATGACCGGTATTGAAAAACTGCTTGAGTCAATGGGACGCTCAGCACCAACAATATCGAAAGAGTCACAGGAACGATCTGACGCCCTCAATGCCAGTGGTAGCTTTGTATGTCAAAGAACTGGGCGACCAGGCCACCAACTTGATGCACCACCATTCCGTGGACCAATTGGACTTTGGATCTATGAGAACATTGCTAAGGAAACTTGGGATGAATGGATTGGTCAGGGCACCAAGGTCATTAATGAACTACGCCTCGACTTTTCGCGTGAGGAAGACCAAGAGGTATTCGACCGCCATATGTGTGAGTATCTCGGCATCGACCCCGATGAAGTTCGGCGAAAAGCTGCAAGCGAATGA
- a CDS encoding VWA domain-containing protein, whose translation MTWLTPFAGLILAASVIPPLLLLYFLRLRRSKVQIPSTLLWMQSFEDLRANAPFQRLRWSILLLLQLLVLALLVLAVMQPQIEGKQVMGGRHVMLIDHSGSMAAQDDEDGLTRLEKAKDLARTKIKSRYRSGMFTDDPGETMIIAFSDRAEVMTQFTDSRQKLLDSIDAINQTHGASSLGEALELARAYTTNVNPDLPDQWPVTAPPSIQVISDGRITDLDTQVVRGTDEAVSFIPVGDPGARNIAVGTLAVERPYDRLSDVEVFAGILNFITEPQDINVQLTVNGVIQSVESVSLPAAAVSDDTGVLSPGARNITFLPFNQPTDAVIEVEILSNDSLGVDNARRVVVPPPAPLSVAVVSKGQSAIKTILEGWSRLRELKTFTPESYELAAEQGQLDEFDVIVIDDYAPTNFPPGRYLTTGKAPPLDGFNEYGVAKADLMLSSTAEHPVMQFVNADRLYVAELNLIQPDQDIDVIMEGSKGPFAAVLARGEHTVVHVTFAPLDSNWPVLRSILPFTLNAIEFLAASNQSITAQALQPGQAITARLPMGVTQVLLIAPDQEEWDLSIGDDRELVWGPAQQAGRWKLKYTDDQGSQERTVAVNMDTASEGDLRVRNEMKFGTDRVAIEGSVEMYRALWPWALLVCLGLLMMEWWVFHRRTI comes from the coding sequence GTGACCTGGTTGACGCCATTTGCAGGTCTTATCCTTGCTGCATCGGTGATTCCACCTTTGCTGTTGCTCTATTTTCTTCGCCTGCGACGGAGCAAAGTTCAAATTCCGTCGACGTTGTTATGGATGCAGTCGTTTGAAGACCTAAGAGCCAATGCGCCTTTTCAGAGATTGAGATGGAGCATCTTGTTGCTCTTGCAACTTTTGGTTCTGGCACTACTCGTATTGGCAGTCATGCAACCTCAGATTGAAGGTAAGCAAGTAATGGGTGGTCGGCACGTGATGCTGATTGATCACTCAGGATCTATGGCTGCGCAGGACGATGAGGATGGTTTGACACGACTGGAAAAGGCGAAGGATTTAGCACGTACAAAAATTAAATCTCGATACCGATCTGGAATGTTTACAGATGATCCTGGTGAGACCATGATTATCGCGTTTTCGGATCGAGCTGAAGTCATGACGCAGTTCACTGATTCAAGACAGAAACTACTGGACTCTATTGATGCCATTAACCAAACGCATGGCGCCTCTTCACTTGGTGAGGCATTGGAACTTGCTCGCGCCTATACAACCAATGTGAATCCGGATCTCCCAGATCAGTGGCCAGTCACAGCGCCGCCATCAATTCAAGTGATCAGTGATGGCCGAATTACAGATCTCGACACGCAAGTGGTTCGTGGAACTGATGAAGCAGTTTCATTTATCCCAGTTGGTGATCCGGGGGCACGGAATATTGCAGTTGGCACACTTGCTGTGGAACGACCGTATGACCGGCTCAGTGATGTTGAGGTCTTTGCTGGCATTCTTAATTTTATCACTGAACCGCAGGATATTAATGTCCAACTGACGGTCAATGGTGTCATTCAGAGTGTTGAGTCTGTGAGCCTGCCTGCGGCAGCTGTCAGTGATGACACAGGTGTTCTCTCGCCAGGCGCACGAAATATCACTTTCTTGCCATTCAATCAACCAACTGATGCAGTCATCGAGGTCGAGATCCTGAGCAATGATTCACTGGGAGTTGACAATGCTCGTCGAGTGGTGGTTCCGCCCCCAGCACCATTAAGCGTTGCCGTGGTGTCAAAAGGGCAATCAGCGATCAAGACCATTCTTGAGGGTTGGAGTCGTTTACGTGAGTTGAAGACATTTACACCTGAGTCTTATGAGCTTGCCGCGGAACAAGGGCAACTCGATGAATTTGATGTCATTGTTATTGATGACTATGCGCCGACGAACTTCCCGCCAGGTCGGTATCTCACAACTGGTAAGGCGCCACCGTTAGATGGATTCAATGAGTATGGTGTTGCCAAGGCTGATCTTATGCTGAGCTCGACTGCTGAGCATCCAGTCATGCAATTTGTGAATGCCGACCGTCTCTATGTGGCTGAGTTAAACCTTATTCAGCCGGATCAAGATATTGATGTCATTATGGAAGGCAGCAAAGGACCTTTTGCAGCGGTACTTGCACGTGGTGAGCATACTGTTGTCCACGTTACATTTGCACCCCTTGATAGTAATTGGCCAGTCTTGCGAAGCATTCTGCCATTCACACTCAATGCCATAGAGTTCTTAGCTGCTTCTAATCAATCTATCACGGCGCAAGCACTACAGCCGGGGCAGGCTATTACAGCGAGACTTCCAATGGGTGTCACTCAGGTGTTGCTGATTGCACCAGATCAAGAAGAATGGGACCTGTCGATTGGGGATGATCGTGAACTGGTATGGGGGCCAGCCCAACAAGCGGGTCGTTGGAAGCTCAAATACACTGATGACCAGGGTAGCCAGGAGCGAACAGTTGCCGTCAATATGGACACCGCCTCTGAGGGTGACCTACGCGTGCGCAATGAAATGAAGTTTGGTACTGACCGCGTTGCTATAGAAGGGAGCGTGGAAATGTACCGAGCGTTATGGCCTTGGGCATTGCTCGTTTGTTTGGGCTTACTCATGATGGAATGGTGGGTCTTCCATCGAAGAACAATTTAG
- a CDS encoding dihydroorotate dehydrogenase, with amino-acid sequence MAGLETSLAGVSLVTPLVAAAGTTGTLAELPAVAGVAGLGALTTKSITPEPRAGNRPIRLVEVSGGMLNSVGLANPGLERFEIDALPAAQSLSIRVFGSVAGHSIDDYIAVAHAMDGADGLDLIELNLSCPNSATGLDFGGRPAELKTLMKEVRPFVKSKPLSVKLSGAGPDVVGLAVAAIESGADVLTLMNTIPGMSIDVKTRRSKIGAGRGGVSGPLVHPVAVRCVSDVYREVAREAGVPIIGVGGVLDWTDAAEFILAGATAVGIGTGMMINPRLPKRISKRLSRWVERQGCQRVDELIGAFEP; translated from the coding sequence ATGGCTGGCCTTGAAACGTCACTTGCAGGTGTCTCGCTGGTGACACCATTGGTGGCGGCAGCGGGCACCACCGGAACATTGGCAGAACTGCCAGCGGTGGCTGGCGTGGCCGGCCTGGGTGCACTCACCACTAAATCGATCACACCTGAACCACGGGCTGGTAATCGCCCCATACGGCTGGTTGAGGTTTCGGGCGGCATGCTTAATTCGGTGGGGCTGGCCAACCCTGGCTTAGAGCGTTTTGAAATCGACGCATTGCCCGCCGCTCAATCGCTCAGTATCCGTGTCTTTGGGTCTGTGGCCGGTCACAGTATTGATGACTACATCGCGGTTGCTCATGCCATGGATGGAGCTGATGGTCTCGATTTGATTGAACTGAACCTGTCCTGCCCAAATTCAGCCACAGGTCTGGATTTCGGAGGCCGGCCAGCTGAGCTGAAAACGCTGATGAAAGAAGTACGCCCCTTTGTTAAGAGCAAGCCACTTTCAGTGAAACTTTCTGGTGCCGGACCTGACGTTGTTGGGTTGGCCGTTGCTGCCATTGAGTCTGGTGCCGATGTATTGACACTCATGAATACGATTCCCGGTATGTCAATTGATGTCAAGACGCGCCGTTCAAAAATCGGCGCTGGTCGTGGCGGGGTCAGTGGACCATTAGTGCATCCCGTTGCAGTACGCTGTGTCAGTGATGTTTATCGTGAGGTGGCCCGTGAAGCAGGTGTGCCGATCATCGGTGTTGGCGGCGTCTTGGACTGGACGGATGCAGCGGAGTTTATCCTTGCAGGCGCTACAGCTGTTGGTATTGGTACTGGAATGATGATCAATCCTCGCTTACCCAAACGTATTTCCAAGAGACTATCGCGTTGGGTTGAGCGTCAAGGTTGTCAACGCGTTGATGAGCTTATCGGTGCCTTCGAGCCTTGA
- the murD gene encoding UDP-N-acetylmuramoyl-L-alanine--D-glutamate ligase translates to MDSMRDLRTTVMGLGRFGGGLGVTRWLAEQGAHVTVTDLADEASLEPQLEQLQDLITAKKVTLRLGGHHLSDFNACDLVIANPAVPRPWDNVFLKSAQEAGIPITTEIRLVTERLDRQRVIGVTGSAGKSTTAAMIHHVLKDAGFDSRLGGNYGGSLLTNSESLRDADWIVLELSSAMLYWLDAGVGFETAPGYSPHIAVTTNVSPNHLDWHGSFEHYQASKQVIWRSQTESDHHIKSDDQSHSAIALSVVGEHNQMNAATALQACHLAAGMAPDLGAASLLNFRGLPHRLELVWKNQNQRAYNDSKSTTPQATCLAVSAFSEPKKVHLIAGGYDKGIDLSSIAQLATDLAGLYTIGTTGPKLTAMANEYCPHAYIESCHSVEVAVAKIRSRMGDDDVALLSPGCASWDQFDNFEQRGQCFIDHLDQGSKAPISSSTR, encoded by the coding sequence ATGGACAGTATGCGAGATTTAAGAACAACCGTGATGGGGCTGGGTCGCTTTGGCGGCGGATTGGGCGTGACGCGCTGGCTCGCTGAGCAAGGTGCCCACGTCACTGTGACTGATCTCGCCGATGAAGCGTCTCTTGAGCCTCAATTAGAGCAGCTCCAAGACCTCATCACCGCCAAGAAAGTCACACTTCGATTGGGTGGCCATCACCTCAGTGACTTCAACGCATGCGATCTTGTCATTGCCAACCCGGCTGTCCCACGCCCCTGGGACAATGTCTTTCTGAAATCCGCACAAGAAGCTGGCATTCCAATTACAACTGAAATCCGTCTCGTCACAGAACGATTGGATCGGCAACGCGTGATCGGTGTCACGGGCTCAGCTGGAAAATCCACAACTGCTGCGATGATCCACCATGTGCTCAAGGATGCCGGTTTTGATTCTAGATTAGGCGGCAATTATGGGGGCTCACTGCTGACGAATTCTGAGTCGCTTCGGGATGCTGACTGGATCGTTCTTGAGCTCTCTAGTGCCATGCTCTACTGGCTTGATGCTGGTGTTGGTTTTGAAACTGCTCCTGGGTACTCCCCGCATATCGCTGTCACCACAAATGTTTCACCCAACCACCTTGATTGGCATGGAAGCTTTGAACACTACCAAGCGAGCAAACAGGTGATCTGGCGCTCTCAAACAGAAAGCGATCATCACATCAAAAGCGATGACCAGAGCCACTCAGCAATAGCACTGAGCGTGGTTGGCGAACATAATCAAATGAATGCTGCAACAGCTCTTCAAGCCTGCCATCTTGCTGCCGGCATGGCGCCCGATCTTGGCGCTGCGAGTTTGCTGAACTTTAGAGGTCTGCCACATCGCCTCGAGTTGGTTTGGAAAAATCAAAACCAACGTGCCTACAACGACTCCAAGTCCACGACCCCACAAGCAACTTGCCTGGCAGTTTCAGCCTTCTCAGAGCCTAAAAAAGTGCACCTGATCGCTGGCGGGTATGACAAAGGCATCGACCTTTCATCTATTGCACAGCTGGCAACCGACCTCGCTGGCCTCTATACCATTGGTACAACTGGACCAAAGCTGACGGCGATGGCAAATGAGTACTGCCCCCATGCCTATATCGAATCTTGTCACAGCGTTGAAGTTGCAGTCGCAAAAATCAGATCACGCATGGGTGATGATGATGTTGCGTTATTGAGCCCGGGCTGCGCTAGCTGGGATCAGTTTGATAACTTCGAACAACGCGGACAGTGCTTCATTGATCATCTGGATCAAGGCTCGAAGGCACCGATAAGCTCATCAACGCGTTGA
- a CDS encoding VWA domain-containing protein produces MSHLGPIYFDQPGWLLLLLLVVPVLLMALTSRGVLSRSKLWLSTALRILVVILITVALAQPSWRQPGQGVTATLIIDRSQSIPMALKKQVLESLENATQAGTEDRLPEDRLAVVTVAREAIIAALPHRNSMVTVGRDVSDLTATNLAEAVRVAHALMPDDTANRIVIASDGNETIDSVAAAARQASASQVPIDVLILPYEYGNEVVFESLVAEPIARQGQNVTLRMVLHSTSDANGMLSLKVNGQPVALSESADKQLPVSLKAGTNVYRATIPMMRAMPHRFEARFTPSDPSFDAVIQNNSQLAVTFVKGRGQILIIDDGQVETEHLSAVLREAGLEVTSRTPGGMGDLLDLIGFDAVVLAGMPRWAFSEEQDRALYRYVHDIGGGLIALGGPQAFGAGGWIGSHLSRALPVRLDPPAERQIMRGALALIMHSCEMPQGNYWGQRVAEAAISALSRLDMVGIIEQGFRAGGANSIQGAVWALPMQEVGDKQAAIAATRKLQLGDMQNFAPAMQLALRGLISVNAGQKHAIIISDGDPQPPPASLLAKYRQANVSVSTVLVGAHGNRQRDRNTMQSVANGTGGSFYPVTNLQALPSIFIKEAQLVSRSLIQEGRIFQPQAINLPGPTEGFSSVPSVGGYVLTAERVGLTQTPLFIKAEADDPLLAFWNFGLGRSLVFTSDLSGRWGSAWASWPEFNIFWEQCARWVMRPTAESNTLIRTRIEGEEAIVDLQALDDQGRAINHLQQQAMVIPPGSGEPIALTMDQVGPGRYQGQFKVSQAGHYLVNIVHANGTIPAAVCVPYSKEYRAIRHNEKLLRELAEQTGGRVMNFNKDGTLPAIFERAALEIPFTPTQMWDLLAILAAALFLVDVAIRRLAIDWEHFRAWWSSAIGQRTEGSAESVLAWKRARSQASGQSNRKGDKATSRTRFVKSESISKDVQRADPSERSKAGLEKPGSTVQDAKDDQSSHTARLLRIKRNMAPDDEGPESS; encoded by the coding sequence ATGAGTCATTTGGGCCCCATTTATTTTGATCAGCCAGGCTGGCTACTGCTGTTGCTACTTGTGGTACCGGTACTGCTGATGGCTTTGACAAGTCGTGGAGTTCTGTCCCGTAGCAAGCTCTGGTTGAGCACCGCACTGCGAATATTGGTGGTGATTTTGATTACGGTTGCTCTGGCTCAACCATCGTGGCGGCAGCCAGGTCAGGGTGTGACGGCGACGTTAATCATTGATCGCAGTCAGTCGATTCCCATGGCGTTGAAGAAACAAGTATTAGAATCACTTGAGAACGCAACGCAGGCAGGAACAGAAGATCGCTTGCCAGAAGATCGGCTTGCCGTTGTGACTGTTGCACGCGAAGCCATTATTGCTGCTTTGCCGCATCGAAATTCAATGGTGACGGTTGGCCGCGATGTGAGTGATCTCACCGCAACAAATCTCGCTGAAGCGGTTCGAGTCGCGCATGCGCTCATGCCCGACGACACAGCCAACCGGATTGTGATTGCCTCTGATGGTAATGAGACAATTGACTCTGTTGCTGCTGCTGCCCGTCAGGCTTCGGCTTCTCAGGTACCAATTGATGTCTTAATTTTGCCATATGAATACGGTAATGAAGTCGTGTTCGAGTCTCTTGTTGCGGAGCCAATTGCAAGGCAAGGCCAGAACGTGACATTGCGGATGGTGCTTCATAGCACCAGTGATGCCAATGGTATGCTCTCTCTGAAAGTGAATGGTCAGCCTGTTGCTCTCTCCGAAAGTGCGGATAAACAACTCCCTGTCTCACTCAAGGCAGGCACGAACGTGTATCGGGCGACTATTCCAATGATGCGGGCAATGCCGCATCGCTTTGAGGCACGTTTCACGCCGAGCGATCCATCCTTCGATGCAGTCATACAAAACAATAGCCAGCTGGCAGTCACGTTTGTAAAGGGGCGTGGGCAGATCCTTATTATTGATGATGGTCAGGTAGAGACCGAGCATCTCAGCGCCGTGTTAAGGGAAGCAGGTCTGGAAGTAACCTCACGAACGCCAGGTGGCATGGGGGACTTGCTTGACCTGATTGGCTTTGATGCTGTTGTGCTTGCAGGGATGCCGCGCTGGGCCTTTAGCGAAGAACAAGATCGAGCGCTTTATCGCTATGTCCACGATATTGGCGGGGGGCTCATTGCCCTGGGTGGTCCCCAAGCATTCGGCGCTGGAGGCTGGATTGGATCGCATTTGTCCAGGGCGCTGCCAGTGCGGCTTGATCCCCCAGCTGAGCGCCAGATTATGCGTGGTGCATTGGCGCTCATTATGCACTCATGCGAAATGCCTCAGGGTAACTATTGGGGTCAACGTGTCGCTGAAGCGGCTATTTCAGCGCTTTCGCGGCTTGATATGGTTGGCATTATTGAACAAGGTTTTAGAGCTGGTGGTGCCAATAGTATCCAAGGTGCTGTCTGGGCATTACCGATGCAGGAGGTGGGTGATAAGCAGGCCGCAATTGCAGCAACCCGTAAGCTGCAGTTAGGGGATATGCAAAATTTTGCACCAGCAATGCAGCTCGCCCTTCGAGGTTTGATATCTGTTAATGCTGGGCAAAAACATGCGATCATTATTTCTGATGGCGATCCGCAGCCACCACCAGCATCACTTCTTGCAAAGTATCGACAAGCCAACGTCAGTGTTTCAACAGTGCTAGTCGGCGCGCATGGAAACCGGCAGCGTGATCGCAACACAATGCAGTCAGTGGCCAATGGAACTGGTGGTAGTTTTTATCCCGTAACAAATCTTCAAGCCTTGCCTTCTATTTTTATTAAGGAAGCACAACTTGTTTCTCGTTCTCTGATTCAAGAAGGCAGGATTTTTCAGCCTCAGGCCATCAATCTGCCTGGCCCCACAGAGGGCTTTAGCAGCGTGCCTTCAGTGGGGGGTTATGTTCTGACTGCAGAGCGGGTTGGGCTTACCCAGACGCCACTGTTCATAAAAGCCGAAGCAGATGATCCATTGTTGGCATTTTGGAATTTCGGACTGGGCCGGTCACTGGTCTTTACCAGCGACTTATCTGGTCGCTGGGGATCCGCTTGGGCATCATGGCCGGAGTTCAATATCTTTTGGGAGCAGTGTGCACGCTGGGTGATGCGACCTACTGCGGAATCCAACACACTGATTCGAACTCGAATTGAGGGCGAAGAGGCAATTGTTGACTTGCAAGCGCTTGATGACCAGGGGCGTGCAATCAATCATCTTCAACAGCAAGCAATGGTCATTCCACCAGGCAGCGGCGAGCCGATTGCACTCACTATGGATCAGGTTGGACCCGGCCGGTATCAAGGGCAATTTAAGGTCAGTCAAGCTGGCCACTATCTTGTGAATATTGTTCACGCGAATGGCACTATTCCGGCAGCAGTCTGTGTTCCTTATTCAAAAGAGTATCGCGCCATTCGTCATAACGAAAAACTACTTCGGGAATTGGCTGAGCAGACTGGTGGTCGAGTTATGAACTTTAACAAGGATGGAACGCTGCCCGCGATTTTCGAACGCGCCGCATTAGAGATTCCATTTACGCCGACACAGATGTGGGACCTTTTAGCGATCCTCGCTGCAGCGCTGTTTCTTGTTGACGTTGCCATCCGTCGTCTCGCAATTGATTGGGAGCATTTTAGGGCTTGGTGGAGTTCTGCAATTGGGCAACGCACGGAGGGTTCTGCTGAGTCAGTTCTGGCATGGAAACGTGCTCGCTCTCAAGCATCTGGTCAATCGAATAGGAAGGGTGACAAGGCGACATCTCGCACGCGTTTTGTAAAATCTGAATCCATCTCTAAAGATGTTCAGCGGGCAGATCCGAGCGAGCGATCAAAAGCCGGGCTTGAGAAGCCAGGGTCGACCGTTCAAGATGCCAAGGATGATCAGTCAAGCCATACTGCAAGGTTGCTTAGAATTAAACGAAACATGGCACCAGATGATGAGGGGCCTGAGTCATCGTGA